ttgtcatgtacgtccaggtatttttgatatttttgaaagtttttaaacatttccaaatcttttatattcaacgtgctggacatcttagtgtgcaacccctgacacaatcaaaatctgagccagtatgggctcacgaacacaccggtgtaacatgagcaacaataagccagacgacatgtaaacatgttgcaaaccgctgttccatcttacaaatttgtcatgtacgtccaggtatttttgatatttttgaaagtttttaaacatttccaaatcttttatattcaacgtgctggacatcttagtgtgcaacccctgacacaatcaaaatctgagccagtatgggctcacgaacagaccggtgtaacatgagcaacaaaaagcagacgacatgtaaacatgttgcaaaccgctgttccatcttacaaatttgtcatgtatgtccaggtatttttgatatttttgaaagtttttaaacatttccaaatcttttatattcaacgtgctggacatcttagtgtgcaacccctgacacaatcaaaatctgagccagtatgggctcatgaacacaccggtgtaacatgaccAACAATAAgtcagacgacatgtaaacatgttgcaaaccgctgttccatcttacaaatttgtcatgtacatccaggtatttttgatatttttgaatgtttttaaacatttccaaatcttttatattcaacgtgctggacatcttagtgtgcaacccctgacacaatcaaaatctgagccagtatgggctcacgaacacaccggtgtaacatgagcaacaataagccagacgacatgtaaacctgttgcaaaccgctgttccatcttacaaatttgtcatgtacgtccaggtatttttgatatttttgaaagtttttaaacatttccaaatcttttatattcaacgtgctggacatcttagtgtgcaacccctgacacaatcaaaatctgagccagtatgggctcacgaacagaccggtgtaacatgagcaacaaaaagcagacgacatgtaaacatgttgcaaaccgctgttccatcttacaaatttgtcatgtacgtccaggtatttttgatatttttgaaagtttttaaacatttccaaatcttttatattcaacgtgctggacatcttagtgtgcaacccctgacacaatcaaaatctgagccagtatgggctcacgaacacaccggtgtaacatgagcaacaataagccagacgacatgtaaacatgttgcaaaccgctgttccatcttacaaatttgtcatgtacgtccaggtatttttgatatttttgaaagtttttaaacatttccaaatcttttatattcaacgtgctggacatcttagtgtgcaacccctgacacaatcaaaatctgagccagtatgggctcatgaacacaccggtgtaacatgagcaacaataagccagacgacatgtcgacaagttgcaaaccgctgttccatcttacgaatttgtgatggacatccaggtatttttgatatttttgaaagtttttaaacgtttccaaatcttttatattcaacgtgctggacatcttagtgtgcaacccctgatatcgaatcaaaatgtgagccagtatgggctcacgaacacaccagtgtaacatgagcaacaataagccagacgacatgtaaacatgttgcaaactgctgttccatcttacaaatttgtgatggacatctaggtatttttgatatttttgaaagtttttaaacatttccaaatcttttatattcaacgtgctggacatcttagtgtgcaacccctgacacaatcaaaatctgtgccagtatgggctcacgaacagaccggtgtaacatgagcaacaaaaagcagacgacatgtaaacatgttgcaaaccgctgttccatcttacaaatttgtcatgtatgtccaggtatttttgatatttttgaaagtttttaaacatttccaaatcttttatattcaacgtgctggacatcttagtgtgcaacccctgacacaatcaaaatctgagccagtatgggctcacgaacagaccggtgtaacatgagcaacaaaaagcagacgacatgtaaacatgttgcaaaccgctgttccatcttacaaatttgtcatgtatgtccaggtatttttgatatttttgaaagtttttaaacatttccaaatcttttatattcaacgtgctggacatcttagtgtgcaacccctgacacaatcaaaatctgagccagtatgggctcacgaacacaccggtgtaacatgagcaacaataagccagacgacatgtaaacatgttgcaaaccgctgttccatcttacaaatttgtcatgtacgtccaggtatttttgatatttttgaaagtttttaaacatttccaaatcttttatattcaacgtgctggacatcttagtgtgcaacccctgacacaatcaaaatctgagccagtatgggctcatgaacacaccggtgtaacatgagcaacaataagccagaggacatgtcgacaagttgcaaaccgctgttccatcttacgaatttgtgatggacatccaggtatttttgatatttttgaaagtttttaaacgtttccaaatcttttatattcaacgtgctggacatcttagtgtgcaacccctgacacaatcaaaatctgagccatgggctcatgaacacaccgccataacattagcaaaaagACGGCTgatccatcttgcacattcgtaatgcacgtctaggtatttttgatatgaaataCTACTATAATCATCCATGATGATAAGAgcttattcgatgcagaagcatggtctttgatgcagatatgttggatggtcctgaaaagggctttttttttcataggccaggggtaattgaagacgttgaagtagatcagcttatccttgattttgtcatttgctccaggtgtaatgacatgaatggaaagccttcacttatcacgttgacaacctcctgccgcttgcgggaatggatagagagagcagctttCTTCTGCAGTCTGTCCAAGTTCTGATACATATATGACCaaatctgaaattttgcataacgtaccatgaaacacacatttttatatgcaaattaaaagctgcgcaacaaaaacaaaccttacaacacctttcaggagaatacaaccccatgtgtacgtgactgatcgaaacaggttccggattgtgcgcacaacacacatgctggtattggcgagcagtgtctacacacacacctgcaatgtttgtacaatttagaatggtgtcacgatcaagcggaacatatatacgcaaaaaagtgcggttttatggatgagtcttacccgCGTCAATCGATTCCCgatcatccactactttcaCTGGCTAACCACTTTGATGTTGCAAAGGGTCAGTAGCTAAAGGTTCATCGACGTCCCCGGTTCTTCAATcgatcggcgccgatgagctcatcttcaccgcttagtgacagggacccgtcactatcgctaaatttgctatcagacattacggcgtcgcgcgtgacaactttcaagcgcaagcacatacacctccgactgtatgggtggtttgcaacttcctgtcaaaatgacgtaagggaagttgcaatgtcacgtggatttacacttccggtccgaagttctgctggagtctTATAGAGTAAGTGCGATTTTCAACCTAAAATAAGCTAATGTTACGGGCGTAAATGCACTAATTCTGCAGAAAATGGACATATAATGTATCGCATACCCTTGGATCCTgcgcctttggaaaaatgttGTCAACGTAAGCGAAACTTGAACTAAGgggtgtaggcacttgtcaccaaatgtcgtgctgtgtacttatcacgttgaattgtgcgtggctgtgataagATTATCAACTCATAATGTGAATAGAATATTACTAAAGCCACAGCTTCTTCCCAGactaaaagaaaacgattacaTGCGTACTATCGTCAGAGTGCCGAAGATTGCACCGTAAAATACTGCCTGCACATTTTGTTGCgccatatctgaaatgttgcctgttatctttgttatttgAAGCGTCAAATTGACCGCACTGTAACAGAACATTTCCCGTAGCAAAAGATTGCGATTTTGAAGCGCACgccgaacgaaaccgaaacatgcacgacGTGTCACGAAATATTATCTTTGTCGCAAGAAAAGCACGTGCGAAGTATTCGTTACAGTACCTTACTTCTTTGGTGTGCAGGCATTCCCAGGAAAACTCATCTTGGTTGTCTTTTAAGCCAGATGGTAGaagttttgctttgctccaattgagcgcaatttcggaccggaagttcgaagacccagcatgcgtagcgccacttctcaacttgaaaaccacctattgtgcattgcgcttcggtcgcccaatgggcgagctgccaccataaataccataaccacgtcacatgtgacgttgcatgagagggagttgaatccagctgcgacttccgtcgtctgctgtcacggcatattccttcaaatttctcgaaaaccacttcgttgttctggttgaaacttcgcgactgtatttctgtagcactcttgaatataatttcagctaagtttcggaatcgctcgatctgtacgagaccgtccctttaaatccccgggctaaataattcgcgaacgggtgcaccaatccacgagccttcttttttacaagtatctgtccgataccacgtacaagctacataccgtgtgaatgagtgggaggcgctcattattaaaataaaaatgcaattgagtttcgtaaaaaagcgtaacttctaaagcagggcgctgtcggcattaaaatgggtactaccccttttgggaccttcagtggacaccttttagagaaaaatctgccaccgaagcgggtcatttgttgcagtaattaattggtttcggtttacgtattttttttgcggctggtcgcggcgaagcgcaaaagggcgtatttcattggtgtaattcattggtgtaaggacgtaattcattgatggataagggagtgaaagagcgtccttttgcgcttcgcagcgacaagccgcgacaaaaatacgtgcACTGCAAAAatgcattcactgatagctgatgcctcaggtggaagatttcacagtagaacaacagtatattggctgcacaggcacacactcAGAGGTCCGGCAGGACggagaacatgtccatattgctgcttgtgtaggcgcctggttgatccgtcacaaaggaaattgtgaagctgctatgccgaaagatgatgatCCAACCACTCTGAGTGTCATATCCATTatactgtatccatgcagatgctattctgaagcagatatgagttgagtgcttatacctgaaaGAAAGATAGGGATCAGAATTAagcgtgaaaaccaaaaattctacctgccaaaatgctgcgtagatgccacaggtgcggcgcTATGTTATACTAAGCAGCAAAATAGAATAGGAactaagcgcattcttttcacttgcactggactgcactaccttggactccacgcaagacgagttttcgggagctgcactttccagctgaaaggaactttattagtaatgcctttcttttcaacaggaaagtgcagcacgcaaataacccagttcggATCTGGTGCagaaggtgcaagcgaaaagaatgcatctactgacttacctgtcatcgagtgagtagcggaaaaacacagtattcgtCCTCCTTGagtcgttgtcgcaccaagcaagcgaagcagacctgccttccacttatctaccaCTCAATTGACTTGAAGAAGTATTCATGTGGCaccgagtttttcagagtcggtatcgacaacatgtcagggaaggacactaaaaaccatccaaagcggtaccggcgtAGATTCTTGGCTTGCGTCCTTGCTGcacccaacacatttcgaaactttgcggaGAGTTGCTGGAGTtgctccggcaccgccgacagggtcgccggcttgagcgcgccaaggaaagttcataatttcaaaccaaccaatgagcgctcgcataccgggggagcggccacaggagccaatgggctcgtgacggttgagaactcgcgcttcgacgtaaaaattctgacgtttcatgagGTTTGATGAcgcgaccagctccggtggcgcagcggtaacgcgtgcgcttggagactggtaggtccgcggttcgaattcgcgggccggctgtgccgtctggggtttttcctgggtttccctcagatgtgtaataggcgtatgccggcacagttcccctgaagtcgacccatggacgcagctatcctccccccgagcggattccgctcggtcttccacttcaccctttcctctcctcctctccaccacctttcccttcccgagaaacgtgccgcctaatcaggctgGCAGACCTCtcggcatggaggaaggaaaataaGGAGAGAGTGTGACGTCACTTTGCGCGATTCCGGAAGTTTGGGTGAGGAGAAGCAACTGGAACAAACAATTCTCCTCTCCCAGCTCTCCGCAGCTGTCAGAGGAGTTGTGAGTGTTATGTACTGGCATTTGCCGTTAGTATGGCATGGTGGCGCCATCCCTCGTTGTGGGTAGACAACAAGGTGATCACGTGCCTTACCTTGGCAGCACGGGAGGCACCCCTCACTGTCAGTGCACCAAGCCTTGATAGATGTAGCACGTTGAGTGGAACTCATGTAACTGTCATTGCTGTGTTAATTAAACCTTGTCATCACTTACTGCGCTCGTTCTTGCCAAGACATAACAtgtggcgacgaggatgggatccCCGTGGTTGAAGAACCGTCGAGGTCGTCTCAGCAAGCGGTGGTGAGAAGATATCAACCGAACTGCGCGTCCGTGTGTTTTGGCGGGAACTTCGTCGCATATCATGGCGACTCTTGGGCATATAGAGGAATTCGACCCATCGAGTCCGGAAAGATGGGACGCCTACGAATCCAGATTAACATTCTACCTTGAAGCAAACGGCATTACCGACCCAGCGAGGAAACGTGCTGTTTTCCTGAGTGTTTGCGGCGCTGCAACGTTCGACTTAGTACAGTCATTGCTTGCCCCGGCTACTCCCGAAACCAAGTCCTTCAGCCAGATACTAGCCACGTTAAAGGAACATTTTGCGCCACAGCCATCGGAAATTGTGTGCCGAAATGCGTTTTACCGGCGGAACCAAGGTGCGGGTGAGTCAGTGGCGTTATTCATCGCGGAGTTACGTCGTCTGGCTCAAAAGTGCAACTTCCCAAACCTGGAAGAAATGCTGCGCGATCGCCTCGTTTGCGGACTTGTGGACGAGAACCTTCAGAACCGGCTATTCGCCAAAAAGAAGCTCACTTTCAAAGTCGCCCAAGAAGAAGCATTGGCAGCGGAGGCGGCGGCTCGAAGCACTCGCGAAGTGAGAACTGCGGAGGCGGCTGCAACTGCCGACATAAATGCCCTGCACAGACAGCAACAGGAGCGAGCAAACGGGCACCAAAGCTCAGCCAGAGAAACGGGAAATCAAGGGAAGAAGACAAAGCCGTGCGACGGATGCGGAGGAGCTCATGCTCGGGAATTCTGTCGATTCCGGGACGCCCAGTGCCATTATTGCAAGAAGATCGGCCACATTGAACGCGTGTGTCGTTTGAAGCAACGGTCATCGGCCAACGCAACAACTGACAAGCCAGTGGGTCGGAAGGAAAGCAGTACGAGTACAAATGCCCTAAACTCTGACACAGCGTGCGATGTTTACTATACAAATCATCTGGGCCCTGTGCATTCCACGCATACGCAGAAGCACCGTACGTCTGTCCTCATCGAAGGCAAGCCATGTGAAATGGAAGTTGACTCTGGGTCAGAGTTCTCCATTGTCTCCGAACAAACGTTCCACAAGCTCATCAAGGATGGAACTATGCAGTGTGAACCATTCGAGTCCCAACTAACAGACTTCCAAGGGAACTCCGTCCAAGTCAAGGGAATCTCTAGGGTCCATGTGCAGTACGGTACTTTCGACGGTAAGCTGCGACTACTGGTGGCTCAAGGGCACCGTACAAGCCTCCTCGGCATGGAATGGTTTCAACCATTGGGAATCAGCCTCGTAGGGGTGCACCAGGTTGAAGAACTCTCTGTTGAAGATGTCCTTACAAAGTTCAGCCATGTTTTTGGAAAAGAACTTGGCAAATTCAATGGCCCTCCTGTGTCACTACACTTGGACTCGACCGTGACACCAGTGCGCATGAGATCACGACAGGTTCCTTTTGCTCTCAAACCAAAAATTGATGAGGAAATCGACCGCCTGATTGAGCAGGGTATCTTGGAACCAATTACCCACCCCAAGTGGGAGACACCAATAGTTACGGCCATGAAGCCGAATGGTGAGATAAGGATATGCGGTGACTATAAGTGTACCATCAACAAGGCATTGTCCCACCATCCCTATCCAATTCCTGTGGTTCGAGACCTTCTGGCTTCCCTCTCAGGAGGAAACGTATTTGCAAAACTGGACTTGGCTCAGGCCTACCAGCAGCTAGTGGTGGACGAAGAAGCAGCAGATGCACAGACAATCACCACCCACCGCGGAGCCTTTCGTGTGAAGAGATTGCAGTTCGGTGTCAATGTTGCgccgggaatattccagaaatTCATGGATGACCTCCTGAAAGGAATTCCTAGGGTTGTACCTTATTTCGATGATGTGTTAATTGCTGCAGGCTCAAAGGTTGAGCTGGCTGGCCGTCTCCATGAAGTACTACAGCGCATCGCAGATGCAGGCCTCCGTTTGAAACGTGACAAATGTCGTTTTGGTGTGACACAGGTGGACTTCCTGGGATTTGTTATTGACAAGGATGGAGTGCATCCATCAAAAGAGAAGGTGAAAGCAATTCATGAGGCACCTGCACCCACGAACAGACAAGAGCTACAAGCCTTCCTTGGACTGTTAAACTTCTATCACATTTTCCTGAAAAACAAAGCAACAGTAGCTGAGCCATTGCACAGACTTCTGGACAAGGAGGCGTTATGGGAGTGGACACCTCTGCACGCAAAAGCTTTTGAGGAATGCAAGCAGCTGATATCATCTGAGAGTGTTCTTCACCACTACGACGAGAGCAAGCCCTTGGTGCTCACATGTGATGCATCTCCGTGCGGTATCGGGGCCGTGCTCAGCCATCGCCTCGAAAATTACCAGGAGGTTCCCATTGCATTCTACTCGCGCACACTGTCTTCTGCAGAGAGGAACTATGCACAAATTGACAAGGAGGCCCTCGCAATAATTGCAAGTGTAAAAAAGTTCCATTACTATGTGTACGGTCGGAGCTTTGAAATTGTGACAGACCACAAACCACTCCTTGGTCTGTTCGCACCTGGCAAACAAACGCCGCAAATATTGTCACCGAGAATGCTTCGCTGGTCTGTCCTCTTAAGTGCATACAACTACGACCTCGTTCATCAACCTGGGAGGAACATTAGGCATGCCGATGCCTTAAGTCGCCTGCCGTTGGGCGTTCCAGAGTTCGTGGTGCCACCCCCTCTGGAAGTGTTGTTCCTCGAGGGCATGCCTAATCCACCACTCCACGCCGAGGACATTGCACAGATGACAGCTAGGGATCCTATTCTGTCAAGAGTCCTAAACTGGGCATTAAAAGGGTGGCCATCGGGGGACACGGAACCCGATTTTCAAACTTTTAAAGTGCGGCAGCATGAGCTTACTGTGCATAAAGGGTGCATCCTCTGGGGAAACAGGGTAGTAATACCTGAGAAGGGTAGGAATGCTGTGCTGGATGCCCTACACACAGGCCACCCCGGCATTGTAAGGATGAAAGCCCTTGCTCGAAGCTACGTGTGGTGGCCAAAGATGGATGGGAACATAGAAGAACGTGTTAACATGTGTGTGACATGCCAGGAATCCCGGCCTGCACCGCCTCGGGCCCCCGTACATGCATGGGAAACAACCAGGTCACCATGGTCAAGGCTCCATGTGGACTTTGCTGGCCCTTTTCAGGGTCAGACATTCCTCATTGTGGTGGACTCTTTCTCTAAGTGGTTGGAGGTAGTTCCAGTGTCAAGCATGACTACACGTAGTGTCATAAACGCCCTACGGCAGCTCTTCGCAACTCATGGGATGCCGGACACAATAGTCTCTGACAATGGGGCGCAGTTTACTTCCGAGGAATTCCGTACATTCATGAAGGCGGGACTGATCCGGCATGTAACGTCTGCACCATTCCACCCATCATCTAACGGTCAGGCGGAGCGTATGGTGCGTACGACAAAGGACTCCCTAAGGCGCATCATAGAAGGAGACTGGGGACAACGCCTGGCAAGCTTCTTGTTGCAGCAACACGTGACCCCATGCACCACGACTGGCAGAAGCCCTGCAGAGTTGTTAATGAACAGAAGGCTGAGGACATTGCTTGACAGGCTGAACCCGGACCTAACTGAGCAAAAAAAGGATAGTGACGACGAAATCAACGAAAAGACCCATCTTAAACTGCGCTCATTTCAACCGCAAGACCTTGTGTTTGTACGTAACTACGGAAGAGGCCCAAATTGGATTCCAGCTACAGTGATCGAGGCGACGGGGCCTGTTTCCTACAGAACCCGCACACAGGATGGTGCAGTATTGCGACGCCATGTTGACCAAATGCGGCGCAGGGGACTACTGAGGGAGACACCCGAGGGCACCAACCAAGAGGACACAGCAAGGCCTGTTGTTCCTGATCATAGTGAGGCAACGGATACCAGCCAGGCAGAGCAAGCAGCATCTATCCTGCCAAAGCACAACCAGGTGATGACGCGAGAAAGACCAGACAGGGTCAGAGCACCTCCTCAGCGTTGGAAGGACTTTGTgtagggattttttttttagggggaaGGAGTGTTATGTACTGGCATTTGCCGTTAGTATGGCATGGTGGCGCCATCCCTCGTTGTGGGTAGACAACAAGGTGATCACGTGCCTTACCTTGGCAGCACGGGAGGCACCCCTCACTGTCAGTGCACCAAGCCTTGATAGATGTAGCACGTTGAGTGGAACTCATGTAACTGTCATTGCTGTGTTAATTAAACCTTGTCATCACTTACTGCGCTCGTTCTTGCCAAGACATAACAGTGAGTGCGAGTTTTGGTTTGCGATAGTGCGTTTCAAGGCTCTTGAATTGCGTGTGTTTGCTGCAGTTGCACTTGAAACTTCATTTACATTCTTCAGCGTGTAGGAGATGCCGACCTGCTGCGTGCAACGCTGCAGATCGCGCTCTCTTCGCAAAGAGCCTGGAGTTTCATTCCATTCGTGAGTATAGTATATATGATCAATTCATATGCAAGGAAACTGAAAGTTGTTAGCCAGAAATGCTGGACTTCAAGTTACGGCTGATTATTGCTTTCGTCACTGTGTAGGTTTCCAAAAAACCCACAGCTAAGAGCAAAATGGATCGAGGCCTTGGGGAAGACGTGAACTGGGTGCCGCCAGAGTGGAGCCGAGCTTGCTCGAAGCACTTTCACCCAGACGACTTCGTCCAAACGCAGTCTCTCGTCCGACTTCGTCCATGTGCAGTTCCCAAATTTTTTCCACAACATGAGGTAGGACGACATAAACGACGCAGAGCGCGCACGTGATACTTTTAATGCTTTCATCGTCAAATGGGTAGTTTTTGAGCAGCTTGACTGCTTGTTAGTTATCACGCTGGTTGCATGTCGCACGTGATATAAATATATCATACTTTACGCTCAGTggtacaggaagaaaaaaaaaatcatagatCTGTATTTTCGCAAGGTGCGCTCTGGATACTTCAGGAAATATTTCAAACTAACAGATGTCCTTTATTTTATATGTCTTTAGCATGCTGGAACCACAAGTGGGGCTGAAGCTACAGTGGAAGGCACAATGGTGAGATAGTTATGCTTATCTTGTATTGTAGTGTACAGCAGCAAGaagatacagggtgtcccagaaaacgtgtcattgaattttaatttaaaaaaactacgccacctagaatcatgctgcgggcagcatttgttcttactgggttctTGCCACCTCCTGCTGTGCATATCATGTGTCctaagcttaattatgtaaagTTTTGGGatctgaactctgaaatttgccaagtaaagattacttttttaccccaccaatgtgaagagagtgctgaatttactcaaattcatgaaaattgacaggaatattaaGGAGCTATCGCATTGGAAGAAATAGCCAAAAATCAagctctacggagctcgcacAGGATAGCGTGCGACGAAATTTTCAGCaaaatctttgtcagtccgacaaaaGGAAGTTGGAAACCCAGCTCACATCGGCATGGCAGAGAGgtaacacagacatagcttaccgtgtccggcttcggctggggaCCATGCATGCCTTCCCTCTTCCAATTTCAGgagctgtcactttttctactatcactctttgggctgggtttccaacctcctttcgtcggactgacagcgactGCGCTGAAAAAGTCCTCGTGCGTTATGCTCAAGTAGCCCAAGAagcgtgatgttcggctattttttcccgataggatagatcttgaatatcactgtcaattatcatgaattaaagtaaattcagcacgcactttggggtaaaaaagtgtcctttacttggcaaatttcagagttaaccttcacaaaaatttacataatcaAACTTATAGGATACATGACATGCACGtaaggaggtgacaaaaacctagta
This portion of the Ornithodoros turicata isolate Travis chromosome 3, ASM3712646v1, whole genome shotgun sequence genome encodes:
- the LOC135387240 gene encoding uncharacterized protein K02A2.6-like, producing MATLGHIEEFDPSSPERWDAYESRLTFYLEANGITDPARKRAVFLSVCGAATFDLVQSLLAPATPETKSFSQILATLKEHFAPQPSEIVCRNAFYRRNQGAGESVALFIAELRRLAQKCNFPNLEEMLRDRLVCGLVDENLQNRLFAKKKLTFKVAQEEALAAEAAARSTREVRTAEAAATADINALHRQQQERANGHQSSARETGNQGKKTKPCDGCGGAHAREFCRFRDAQCHYCKKIGHIERVCRLKQRSSANATTDKPVGRKESSTSTNALNSDTACDVYYTNHLGPVHSTHTQKHRTSVLIEGKPCEMEVDSGSEFSIVSEQTFHKLIKDGTMQCEPFESQLTDFQGNSVQVKGISRVHVQYGTFDGKLRLLVAQGHRTSLLGMEWFQPLGISLVGVHQVEELSVEDVLTKFSHVFGKELGKFNGPPVSLHLDSTVTPVRMRSRQVPFALKPKIDEEIDRLIEQGILEPITHPKWETPIVTAMKPNGEIRICGDYKCTINKALSHHPYPIPVVRDLLASLSGGNVFAKLDLAQAYQQLVVDEEAADAQTITTHRGAFRVKRLQFGVNVAPGIFQKFMDDLLKGIPRVVPYFDDVLIAAGSKVELAGRLHEVLQRIADAGLRLKRDKCRFGVTQVDFLGFVIDKDGVHPSKEKVKAIHEAPAPTNRQELQAFLGLLNFYHIFLKNKATVAEPLHRLLDKEALWEWTPLHAKAFEECKQLISSESVLHHYDESKPLVLTCDASPCGIGAVLSHRLENYQEVPIAFYSRTLSSAERNYAQIDKEALAIIASVKKFHYYVYGRSFEIVTDHKPLLGLFAPGKQTPQILSPRMLRWSVLLSAYNYDLVHQPGRNIRHADALSRLPLGVPEFVVPPPLEVLFLEGMPNPPLHAEDIAQMTARDPILSRVLNWALKGWPSGDTEPDFQTFKVRQHELTVHKGCILWGNRVVIPEKGRNAVLDALHTGHPGIVRMKALARSYVWWPKMDGNIEERVNMCVTCQESRPAPPRAPVHAWETTRSPWSRLHVDFAGPFQGQTFLIVVDSFSKWLEVVPVSSMTTRSVINALRQLFATHGMPDTIVSDNGAQFTSEEFRTFMKAGLIRHVTSAPFHPSSNGQAERMVRTTKDSLRRIIEGDWGQRLASFLLQQHVTPCTTTGRSPAELLMNRRLRTLLDRLNPDLTEQKKDSDDEINEKTHLKLRSFQPQDLVFVRNYGRGPNWIPATVIEATGPVSYRTRTQDGAVLRRHVDQMRRRGLLRETPEGTNQEDTARPVVPDHSEATDTSQAEQAASILPKHNQVMTRERPDRVRAPPQRWKDFV